The uncultured Methanobrevibacter sp. region GTCCATCGGGTTGTGTCCCTAATCACCACGGTTTTTGATGGCAGGTTCACTCCATACATGAGACTAGGGGTTGCTGTAATCATTAATATGTTTCCATTTCTGAATTCGTCCTCGATGATTTCCTTCTGTTCGTTGAAAAGTCCCGCATGGTGAAATGCTATTCCATGTTCCAGGCTTTCGGCCAGCTTTTGACAGGTGGTTGTTGGAAGGGATCCCTTCTTTTTTGGAACTTCAAGTATCATTTCTGAGACTTCCTTGAATTTCTCCCTCTGTTTGACGTTGAGTTTCTTGTCGATTTTTTTGGCGACGTATGTTGCAAGACTTTCTGTAAATCGTCTTGTTGAAACGAATGCCAATGCCTGGGAATCGTCCTTGATTGATTTTTCCAATACTTTCACGATTACGTCATTCTTGTTTTTGGTGTTGAACATCTCGGCATCCAGAACTTCCTTGTGCAATGGTACCGGACGGTAATCGTGTTCAATGCATGTTCCCTCAAGCCATCCTTCGATTTCTTCAATGTTTTTCAGTGTTGCGGAAAGTGCTATTATTCTCATTGAAGGATTGATTATTTTTGCTCTGGTGATTGCAGCCTCAAGTGTCGGGCCACGGCTGAACTCTCCAATCATATGGAATTCGTCAATAATTAAGGTGTCCACATCCCTTAGGGTGTTCCAGGAAAATCTTGTAAGTGCGTCAAATGATTCAAAAACCATAACAGATAAGTCCGCAGTGGAGGGATGTTTTCCAACATTTATTCCATGCTCCTCAAATGCCTTGAATTCCTTTACCTTTTCATTTTGTATTGAAAGCAATGGTGCGGCGTAAACCGCTTTTCCGCCATCAAGTATGGTCTTTAGGGCAGGCAATATTCCCAATACTGTTTTACCACTTGCTGTTGGAATGCATATAATGTAGTTTGATTTGTCTTCAATATATCCAGATTCAATCACGGCTTTTTGCGCAGGATTGAATTCTTTAATGTAAGGATAGGCACTGTTAATTATTGTTTTGATATCATTTCTTAAATTTTCCATTTTAATCAATAATTTTTTTCTTTCTTATATATATTAAAGATTTCCAGAGAGCATTTGGAAACTGTCATTGATATCTAATCATTCATTTTTGTAAAATTTTTTATCTTAATGATGCAAAAATACCACAACTTCTGTAAAGTTGTGGA contains the following coding sequences:
- a CDS encoding DEAD/DEAH box helicase — protein: MIKMENLRNDIKTIINSAYPYIKEFNPAQKAVIESGYIEDKSNYIICIPTASGKTVLGILPALKTILDGGKAVYAAPLLSIQNEKVKEFKAFEEHGINVGKHPSTADLSVMVFESFDALTRFSWNTLRDVDTLIIDEFHMIGEFSRGPTLEAAITRAKIINPSMRIIALSATLKNIEEIEGWLEGTCIEHDYRPVPLHKEVLDAEMFNTKNKNDVIVKVLEKSIKDDSQALAFVSTRRFTESLATYVAKKIDKKLNVKQREKFKEVSEMILEVPKKKGSLPTTTCQKLAESLEHGIAFHHAGLFNEQKEIIEDEFRNGNILMITATPSLMYGVNLPSKTVVIRDTTRWTQNGPQPIPVFDYEQMSGRAGRPQYDDVGYSYLIAKTMDEAFNLEAYYVEGEIEQTNSKLVDNKDAIFKQIIAQIASSLSKNLDELTEFFSKTLYGYQMSNNPSMALFAQDSIKFELESAIEFLLQNRIIRATPEGLKTTDFGNLIARSNYSVETAVKIKEYISNIDSINVSEFIYALCETPDVPLISFKGRKSKDPVRDKLSEEGLFAVDIGNVEATAVSLMEWVDERNEYEIENKYNVYSASTRRSAYEASRLVKFAKDTSEVLGNYSNLKDFDFLSARLYYGVKEDIIPLVVGVKRLGRKRARNLVKIFGNDLSGVSENELQKVEGIGPKLAEKIRLFSEN